A DNA window from Oncorhynchus tshawytscha isolate Ot180627B linkage group LG13, Otsh_v2.0, whole genome shotgun sequence contains the following coding sequences:
- the LOC112265092 gene encoding G-protein coupled receptor 4: MEKQMDKTNLTCVTISQSPISDFLMGIYILAFILGLAFNLLTLGPIVQQVRSQNVLGVFLLNLSLSDILYILTMPLWINYYHQDHHWSLGSLSCSVAGFFYYSNMYLSIYLLCCISVDRCLAVTYPLRTKAFRSIRYAWVLCLVVCVAVMSAHGLVLFKDNLQDAHDDTQDRCYETYPMPKPVALFNLLRVGIGFLLPLLVLGLCYWRILGQVKQSEGLGEQVKRKVRLLSFGVMGIFSVCFAPYHLLLLTRSLAYYYMGRERYCEFEEIMHFPFSCTLALSSLNSVVDPVLYVLISNGVREDMRLCCCGNRKSQRERDSSVIAVTWKTHTNMK; encoded by the coding sequence ATGGAGAAACAGATGGATAAAACAAACTTGACTTGCGTGACAATCTCTCAAAGCCCTATCAGTGACTTCCTGATGGGCATCTACATCCTGGCCTTTATCCTGGGCTTGGCCTTTAACCTCTTGACCCTTGGCCCCATCGTCCAGCAGGTCCGCAGCCAGAACGTCCTTGGGGTATTCCTGctcaacctgtccctgtctgacATACTCTATATCCTCACCATGCCTCTCTGGATCAACTACTACCACCAGGACCACCACTGGAGCCTGGGCAGCCTGTCCTGCAGCGTGGCCGGCTTCTTCTACTACTCCAACATGTACCTTAGCATCTACCTGCTGTGCTGCATCTCTGTGGACCGCTGCCTGGCCGTCACCTACCCCCTGAGGACCAAGGCCTTCCGCAGCATACGCTACGCCTGGGTGCTGTGTCTGGTTGTGTGCGTGGCTGTCATGTCCGCACACGGCCTGGTGCTGTTCAAGGACAACCTGCAGGACGCCCACGACGACACGCAGGACCGCTGCTACGAGACCTACCCCATGCCAAAGCCCGTGGCCCTGTTCAACCTGCTGCGGGTGGGCATCGGCTTCCTGCTGCCCCTGCTGGTGCTGGGGCTCTGCTACTGGAGAATCCTGGGCCAGGTGAAGCAGAGCGAGGGGCTGGGGGAGCAGGTTAAGAGGAAGGTACGGCTGCTCTCCTTCGGGGTGATGGGGATCTTCTCTGTGTGCTTCGCCCCCTACCATCTCCTCCTGCTGACCCGTTCCCTGGCCTACTACTATATGGGCAGAGAGAGGTACTGTGAGTTTGAGGAGATCATGCACTTCCCCTTCTCGTGCACGCTGGCCCTGTCCAGCCTGAACAGTGTGGTGGACCCAGTGCTGTATGTGCTGATCAGTAACGGGGTGAGGGAGGACATGAGACTGTGCTGCTGTGGGAATAGAAAGAgtcaaagggagagagacagttccGTCATCGCAGTAACATGGAAGACACATACAAACATGAAATGA
- the LOC112265941 gene encoding prolactin-releasing peptide receptor-like, whose translation MDPILEEVLSGANTTGGPSLNHSNNPLDVFSGMQLLLRFKPLFLPLYCLLVAVAGIGNSILLACILADKKLHNATNFFIGNLAAGDLLMCLTCVPLTASYAFDSRGWAFGRPLCHLVPLLQAATVFASVLSLTAIAVDRYVVVAHPVRRRISVGGCGAVALGVWGLSLALAAPPSLHTRYLDLRPRGVELVVCEEFWPSSGQLRLLYSCCILVASYMIPLLSVSVSYCAITVHLRRHTLPGEPSHCQQRWSQRRRKTFSLLVASVLAFALCWLPLQVLNLLLDLDPDYHIVDKRYVNVLQVCCHLVAMSSACYNPFIYASLHSKVWLHLKGYLCPYCRQEPPGGQLLSRSTSRNPATCLSLLSEVSAPAKETPGAVGPESDPTNDSTL comes from the exons ATGGATCCCATCCTGGAGGAGGTCCTGAGTGGGGCCAACACTACTGGAGGCCCCTCCCTGAACCACAGCAACAACCCCCTGGACGTGTTCTCTGGCATGCAGCTGCTGCTGCGCTTCAAGCCCCTCTTCCTGCCCCTCTACTGCCTTCTGGTGGCCGTGGCCGGCATAGGCAACTCCATCCTGCTGGCCTGTATCCTGGCCGACAAGAAGCTCCACAATGCCACCAACTTCTTCATCGGTAACCTGGCGGCCGGCGACCTGCTGATGTGTCTGACCTGTGTCCCTCTGACGGCCTCGTACGCCTTCGACAGCCGTGGCTGGGCCTTTGGACGCCCTCTCTGCCACCTGGTGCCGCTGCTGCAGGCCGCCACTGTCTTCGCCTCAGTACTGTCCCTCACGGCCATCGCTGTGGACCGCTACGTGGTGGTGGCCCACCCAGTGAGGAGGAGGATCTCTGTCGGGGGCTGTGGTGCGGTGGCTCTGGGGGTGTGGGGGTTGTCTCTGGCCCTggctgcccctccctccctccacacgcGCTACCTGGACCTGAGGCCCCGTGGGGTGGAGCTGGTGGTGTGTGAGGAGTTCTGGCCGAGCTCTGGCCAGCTCAGGCTGCTCTACTCCTGCTGTATCCTGGTAGCCTCCTACATGATCCCTCTGCTGTCAGTCAGCGTATCCTACTGTGCCATCACAGTGCACCTGAGACGCCACACGCTGCCCGGAGAGCCCTCACACTGCCAGCAGCGCTGGAGccagaggaggaggaaaaccttCTCTCTCCTGGTGGCCTCCGTGCTTGCCTTTGCCCTCTGCTGGCTGCCCCTGCAG gTGCTGAACCTGCTGCTGGACCTAGACCCAGACTACCACATTGTGGACAAGCGCTATGTCAACGTGCTGCAGGTGTGCTGCCACCTGGTGGCCATGAGCTCCGCCTGCTACAACCCCTTCATCTACGCCTCCCTGCACAGTAAGGTCTGGCTGCACCTCAAGGGCTACCTGTGCCCTTACTGCCGCCAGGAGCCCCCAGGGGGGCAGCTCCTCTCCCGCTCCACCTCCCGGAACCCGGCCACCTGCCTCAGCCTGCTCTCTGAGGTCTCCGCCCCCGCCAAGGAGACCCCGGGAGCCGTCGGTCCTGAGTCCGACCCCACCAACGACAGCACCCTCTGA